One region of Glycine max cultivar Williams 82 chromosome 9, Glycine_max_v4.0, whole genome shotgun sequence genomic DNA includes:
- the LOC100818326 gene encoding DEAD-box ATP-dependent RNA helicase 37, protein MRTSWADSADNSTIGSGNSNSSACPPRGAYVPPHLRNRVFSSEVPPAASHPVAPGNDRVNHGGPAPHQGSGYFKADHGRQPQQGFGYGSGFQSGGGGGWNGRGAGRDRGRREANPFENVEAEDQSFSELENTGINFDAYDDIPVETSGENVPPPVNTFAEIDLGEALNQNIQRCKYVKPTPVQRYAIPISLAGRDLMACAQTGSGKTAAFCFPIISGIMREQYAQRPRVARTAYPLALILSPTRELSCQIHDEAKKFSYQTGVKVVVAYGGAPINQQLRELERGVDILVATPGRLVDLLERARVSLQMIRYLALDEADRMLDMGFEPQIRKIVEQMDMPPPGMRQTLLFSATFPKEIQALASDFLSNYVFLAVGRVGSSTDLIAQRVEYVLESDKRSHLMDLLHAQRETGVNGKQGLTLVFVETKKGADALEHCLCVNGFPAASIHGDRTQQERELALRSFKTGNTPILVATDVAARGLDIPRVAHVVNFDLPNDIDDYVHRIGRTGRAGKMGLATAFFNEGNLNLAKSLADLMQEANQEVPAWLSRYAARAIYSGGNRNRKSGGSRFGGRDFRKEGSFNKATDYYGSGTGGGYGGNYGGGYGQGVTSAWD, encoded by the exons ATGAGAACTTCATGGGCGGATTCTGCTGACAACTCAACCATTGGTTCTGGCAATAGCAATTCCTCGGCTTGCCCTCCCCGGGGAGCTTATGTGCCGCCGCATCTTCGGAACCGGGTATTCTCGTCCGAGGTTCCTCCGGCAGCGTCACACCCAGTGGCTCCGGGGAATGACCGGGTGAATCATGGTGGTCCAGCTCCTCATCAGGGTAGTGGTTACTTTAAAGCCGATCATGGGCGGCAGCCGCAGCAAGGATTTGGATATGGTTCTGGTTTTcagagtggtggtggtggtggctgGAATGGTAGAGGGGCGGGAAGGGACCGTGGGAGGCGCGAGGCGAACCCTTTTGAGAATGTTGAGGCTGAGGATCAATCTTTTAGTGAGCTAGAGAACACAGGGATTAACTTTGATGCATATGATGATATCCCTGTGGAGACAAGCGGGGAGAATGTGCCACCGCCTGTGAATACATTCGCGGAAATAGATTTGGGTGAGGCGTTGAATCAGAATATACAGAGGTGCAAGTATGTGAAACCAACCCCGGTTCAAAGGTATGCCATTCCAATTTCTCTTGCGGGGCGAGACTTGATGGCCTGTGCTCAGACTGGGTCAGGAAAGACAGCTGCATTTTGCTTCCCTATTATAAGTGGAATCATGAGGGAGCAATATGCTCAAAGGCCACGTGTGGCTCGAACTGCTTATCCGCTGGCACTTATCCTCTCCCCTACAAGGGAGCTTTCATGTCAG ATACATGATGAGGCCAAAAAGTTTTCTTATCAAACTGGTGTCAAAGTTGTGGTTGCTTATGGAGGAGCACCAATCAACCAACAG TTACGGGAGCTTGAGAGAGGCGTTGATATTCTGGTGGCAACTCCAGGACGATTGGTGGATTTGCTTGAGAGGGCTAGGGTGTCATTGCAGATGATAAGATACTTGGCTCTTGATGAGGCAGATCGGATGCTAGATATGGGTTTTGAGCCTCAAATAAGAAAGATAGTTGAACAAATGGACATGCCTCCTCCAGGCATGAGACAGACGCTGTTGTTTAGTGCCacatttcccaaagagatacag GCTCTTGCCTCggattttctttcaaattatgTGTTTCTGGCTGTTGGAAGGGTCGGTTCTAGTACTGATCTAATTGCTCAAAGAGTAGAATACGTGCTCGAGTCAGACAAGAGAAGCCACCTCATGGACCTTCTTCACGCTCAGAGGGAAACTGGAGTTAATGGCAAG CAAGGTTTGACATTAGTTTTTGTGGAAACGAAGAAAGGAGCTGATGCATTGGAACACTGCTTGTGTGTTAATGGGTTTCCTGCAGCTAGCATTCATGGTGACAGAACACAACAA GAAAGAGAACTAGCATTGAGGTCGTTCAAGACTGGAAACACACCAATTCTAGTGGCAACAGATGTTGCAGCGCGTGGTCTTGACATCCCACGGGTAGCACATGTGGTAAATTTTGATCTTCCAAATGACATTGACGATTATGTGCACCGGATAGGAAGAACGGGACGAGCTGGTAAAATGGGATTAGCAACGGCCTTCTTCAACGAAGGTAATTTGAACTTGGCTAAATCATTGGCTGATTTGATGCAAGAGGCAAATCAAGAAGTACCTGCCTGGCTCAGCCGATATGCAGCAAGGGCTATTTACAGTGGTGGCAACAGAAATAGGAAGTCTGGGGGATCTCGTTTTGGTGGCCGCGATTTTAGGAAAGAGGGTTCGTTTAATAAAGCAACGGATTACTATGGCAGTGGAACTGGTGGTGGATATGGTGGCAATTATGGTGGAGGGTATGGTCAAGGTGTGACAAGTGCTTGGGATTAG